Part of the Nitrospiria bacterium genome is shown below.
AACCCTTTTTTCCCCTCCAAAATTTCCAAGGCTTTTTGAAGCAAAGGTTCAGATTTACCATACTCCTTCTGAGATTGGTAACTCAACGCCAACTGAGTAAGGGATTGGGAAACCCGAGGGTCGTCCTCCCCAAAATTTCCCTGTGCAAAATTCAAGGCCTTTTTTGCAACTTCCTCAGCCTCTGAAAACCTGTTTTGCTCCATGAGCGCTTCTGCCTTTTTATTTAAGACCTTCCACTCTTTAATCTCCGGATTGCATCCACCCAATAAAATCAAAACCCCCATAAAAGGAAAAATGCTTTGAGAAATTTTAAAAGAAAAAATCATTGCTGCCCCGCACAATATTTGAAAATTTTGGCCCGATATTCCTCTCTTTTCAAGATAACACCTTTTAAGGGAGTGTCAATTCAACCTGAGGATAAAAAGGAAAAGAGGAATCAGTCCGGAAAAGGGAAAACCGTTCCGGGTGAAAAGGTCCTTCCAGAATTTAAACCTTACAAGTACACCCTTTTTTTGGAGAAGTTTTTTTTGGCGGGCCGGGGTATCAATCGTAAATTGGGGTTTAATTTTTCCCCCTGCTTTTTCTTTATCCAGTGGGGAATGATGCCGGTAACCTCTGCGCTCAAACTCCTTTACCAGAAACCGCTGCCT
Proteins encoded:
- a CDS encoding pyrimidine dimer DNA glycosylase/endonuclease V: MRIWDIPPISLCRQHLLGEHRELHAIWSILINGKKGYRNHPETLRWVGALNGLYQRQRFLVKEFERRGYRHHSPLDKEKAGGKIKPQFTIDTPARQKKLLQKKGVLVRFKFWKDLFTRNGFPFSGLIPLFLFILRLN